Proteins encoded together in one Festucalex cinctus isolate MCC-2025b chromosome 8, RoL_Fcin_1.0, whole genome shotgun sequence window:
- the abraa gene encoding actin-binding Rho-activating protein, with amino-acid sequence MTEPPALKRAVRKIRCAATVAGLAKSWQGWAKDHADQQDAAPAGWVPGDSADHRDAAERRRAVKVAKPKETASSDAGAIRSVSISKSVQPKLSECGADLVNAIRGKMESGPEESEPFLGNESPTRRRHMRGGGGIIRHKKLMLQERKMSSRSSSLDTEDSGLGDEVAAGDGADAKAETADVQWQEVRGRPKIKMATMGDIKSRWQQWSEEHTEGQRLNPFSEDFDYDYAMSLRLRKGDSGYGRPKEGSKTAERGDRAHRHIRREMEEMVWIIRDMGFQDRRGRSAVTFGRLFDRYVKISDKVVGILLRCRKHNMLHFEGEMLWKGQDDHVVITVTD; translated from the exons ATGACGGAGCCCCCCGCGCTCAAGCGCGCCGTGCGCAAAATCCGATGCGCCGCCACGGTGGCCGGCCTGGCCAAGAGTTGGCAGGGTTGGGCCAAAGATCACGCCGACCAGCAGGACGCCGCGCCCGCCGGATGGGTGCCCGGCGACTCCGCGGACCACAGAGACGCCGCCGAGCGCCGCCGTGCGGTCAAAGTTGCGAAACCCAAGGAAACGGCCTCGAGTGACGCCGGCGCCATCCGGAGCGTTTCCATCTCCAAAAGCGTTCAACCCAAACTCAGCGAGTGCGGCGCTGATCTGGTCAACGCCATCCGCGGGAAGATGGAGTCGGGTCCCGAGGAAAGCGAGCCCTTCCTGGGCAACGAGTCGCCCACGCGCCGGCGCCACATGAGGGGAGGCGGTGGCATCATCCGCCACAAGAAGTTGATGCTGCAGGAGAGGAAAATGAGCTCCCGGAGCAGCAGCCTGGACACGGAGGACAGCGGCTTGGGGGACGAGGTGGCGGCCGGAGACGGCGCCGACGCCAAGGCGGAGACGGCGGACGTTCAGTGGCAAGAAGTCAGAGGCAGGCCCAAG ATTAAGATGGCCACCATGGGTGACATAAAGAGTCGCTGGCAGCAGTGGTCCGAGGAGCACACGGAAGGCCAGAGACTCAACCCCTTCAGCGAGGACTTTGACTACGACTACGCCATGAGCCTGCGCCTGCGCAAGGGCGACAGCGGCTACGGACGCCCCAAAGAGGGCTCCAAGACCGCCGAGCGGGGCGACCGCGCTCACAGGCACATCCGCAGGGAGATGGAGGAGATGGTGTGGATCATCCGAGACATGGGCTTCCAGGACCGCCGGGGACGGAGCGCCGTCACCTTCGGCCGCCTCTTCGACCGCTACGTGAAGATCTCGGACAAGGTGGTCGGCATCCTGCTGCGCTGCCGCAAGCACAACATGCTCCACTTCGAGGGCGAAATGTTGTGGAAAGGACAAGACGACCACGTGGTCATCACCGTGACCGACTGA